The following proteins are co-located in the Candidatus Omnitrophota bacterium genome:
- a CDS encoding archease, whose product MKTYRLIGHTADISIRVKGSNLKSLFKNAALAVFDIMAARRNSGALPKKKLRISQDAQTREELLINWLNELLFLSAAKGLIFTGFKIDNLTDYRIEAMAVAEDINNYKVNTEIKAATYHQLQLKKSGSTWQAEIILDV is encoded by the coding sequence TTGAAAACCTACAGACTTATCGGGCACACCGCAGATATAAGCATCCGGGTAAAGGGGAGTAATTTAAAAAGTTTATTTAAAAATGCTGCCCTGGCGGTGTTCGATATTATGGCTGCCAGACGGAATTCAGGAGCTCTCCCCAAAAAAAAATTAAGAATATCTCAAGATGCCCAAACCAGAGAAGAACTTTTGATAAATTGGCTGAATGAATTATTATTTTTATCCGCAGCCAAAGGCCTGATATTTACAGGCTTTAAGATAGATAATCTTACTGATTATCGTATAGAAGCTATGGCAGTGGCTGAGGATATCAATAATTATAAAGTGAATACGGAGATCAAGGCAGCGACATATCACCAGTTGCAGTTAAAGAAGTCCGGTTCAACCTGGCAGGCAGAAATAATCTTAGATGTATAG